TTGTTACCTTTTAAGCAACGACACAGTGGTAATGTCTGTGTATATTAGGGCCTACTCGTATGTGCAacgtgaaaaaaaaagagttggaAGTTCGCCATCCACAAAGCCATAAACTGTCTGTGCACATGtagtttttagtgtgtgtgtgtgtgtgtgtgtgtgtgtgtgtgtgtgtgtgtgtgtgtgtgtgtgtgtctgtctgtctgtctgtctgtctgtctgagtgtctgtctgtctgtctgtctgtctgtgtgcctgtgtgcccTCTGTGAAACGGAGACGGAATTTTACGAGCGGGGGCGAATGGCAAAACCCAACATAAttgggggcgagatgggaggggcGAGTCAGGAGGGGGCGAGTTAGGTGGGGGCGAGTTAGGAAGGGGCGAGCGAGGAAGGGGCGAGTCAGGAGGGAGCgagttaggagggggcgagttAGGAAGTGGCGAGCGAGGAAGGGGCGAGTCGGGACGTCACCTACCGCTGTAGCAGGCAAGCGGGAATGTGAGGCTTCGCCGCTGGAAATGCTCCACGACGGTGTTAGCGTTTCCAGTTGGGGAGGCGAGGAGAACCCCAACAGTAGTCCTACGATCCTCCCCGTGTAAACCATGGTGTAAATCACAATAGATCCGCCCAGCCGtttacatgaaataagaccatcactcaactttgacacacacaccaatggTCTACAGCCTAGCTGCTTCCTGCGCAAGATGGACGTTTTGTGCTCAATCAATAACATATAGAGTGCTCAGGTCTGCCTTGACCCCGCTCAAATGTTAAGGTCACAGTGGTGCCTGCGATTAATATTCAGCAGAAACCCATCGTTTTGTGCAGCACGCATCCTTACTGTTTACTCTTGGCATGTGTCCGCCCATGAAGTAAATGCATACTCTTCATCCCTAGAAAACTAAATGGACCCGATCTGAGGTGACGTACACGGTCGCTGACACCGGGAAGGAAATTAACAAAGATAAGGTATCTTCAAGTATGTATCATCGACCACTTCCGACAGTTCACATCAGTGTCTACATTAGGATGTTAAAATCGGGCTCGATATTATCAACGTATTTCCGGATTTTGATGACGCCCGGTTCCTTCACTCCGAGGTGGTTCTTCCGAAGGTCCAAGGTGAGGATCGTGGAGGTGTTCTTGAGGAGGTTGAGGATCTGACCGCAGTTCCTGAAGTCTGCGCCCGTGTGGCTGAGATTGACGTGAGCAATCTTGAAGTTGCCCTGAATGACACAACAGAAGAAGAGCTCTGTTTAgtattgttttggtcacgtAAAAAGAAGAGCTCTGTTTAGTATTGTTTCGGTCACGTAAAAAAAGCTTTTTCTTGAGTTTGTGTCCTAGTTGCatatttttaattgtttcatgtcatgtatttggagaaaaaaaatgtttacacCAAGAAGAGCTGTTTAgtattgttttggtcacgtACAAAAAGCTTTTTCTTGAGTTTGTGTCCTAGTTGCatatttttaattgtttcatgtcatgtattttgaacaAAATTGTGCTTACACCAAGAAGAGCTCTGCTTCAAGTGTGATGAAGCTTTGTCTTTGGTATGAAGGTGTCGGGTGTTGACGTAGGGAAATTATGGGATAAGATTGATTTTAGACAGACGGCTGTATATCAACgtggctggctggttggttggctaGCTGGCtggatgtgtgtctgtctgtttgtctgtctgactgactgtctgtctgtctgtctgtctgtctgtctgtctgtctgtctgcctgtctgcctgtccgtcggTCTGTCTTTACGTCATCCCTAATTCACTGAATATCAACGTGGCTGGCTGGcaggttggctggctggctggatgtgtgtgtgtctgtctctccgtctgtctccctatttgtctgtctgtctccctatatgtctgtctgcctgtcgtcCGTCTGAAAACTGTCATCCCTAATTCACTGAATATCAacatggctggctggctggctggctgtgtgtctggctgtttgtctgtctgtctgtctgtctgactgtctgtctgtctgtctgtctgtctgtctttacgtctgtgtgtctgtctgaaaACTGTCATCCCTAATTCACTGAATATCAAcgtggctggctggttggctggctgtctggctggctggatgtgtgtctggctgtttttgtgtctgtctgtctgtctgtctgtctccctatctgtctgtctgtctgcctgtcggtcggtctgtctttacgtctgtgtgtctgtctgtctgtgtatcggTCTGCCTGGCTTGCTGGCTGGATCGTTGTGTTTGCTTGGCtatctatcagtctgtctgctCACCTGCATGTGTATCAGTCTGTGTGCCTGCCTCCCAGTTCGTCGGTATGTCTGCTCgtctctgtccgtttgtctcTTCATGTGTATAAATTCGCCTTCAGCCCGTAATCCGTTCCTCCGTTTGTTTTTACTCGGCAGGCGAGTTAGTGTGTGAGAGAGCGAGTAGCGTTGTGTCGGTCAGTCTGTCTGTAAAGTGTAAGCCTATCTACTTGTTTACTTATCTAAAATTATAGTAAGCTTAAGTAATGCTTATTTGTGTTCTTTTATCTATTTGTTAGAttttttttgcatgcatgtttgttagtttgtttgtttgtttgtttgtttgtttgtttgtttgttgggtgTTCTTGTTGTGCTTGtatgagggggagggggagggagagggggaggggtgggggaggggtgtcATTGCATTATCAAAACGCACTCAACACACTTCCAGAATAACTTCCCCATTCCGTGATGGAGCATGACTCGAGAGAACAATAAGCACGCGAAGACACTGAGACTGACATAGAGTAATGGACACATGACTTACTTCCAACGCTTTCAGCAGCTTCCCCATTCCGATAGACAAAATAGGGTTCCTGCTGAAGTTCAGCTCTACCAGGGTCATGTTGATGACTGGCAAACAGAAACAGTAAGCCTTtgttttaagcgtgttttattcattttctttgatacaacaacaaacaataacaacattaagaacgttaacaagcagactgcttatgtacACGTTCTAAAAGCATTTGACACAAAGCAAATGACTGCTGAGACGTACAATAAGTATAAATATTAGATGCAAAGCAAGTTCCTAAAATTGCGAACAGAAACAGGAAGTATTTGACACAAACGAAGTTTGTTTGTCTTGTCTGTTTGACTCGACTGTCTTCGTATCATGTCTGTTTAACTCGACTGTCTTCGCATCATGCCTGTTTGACTCGTTTGTCTTCGCATCATGTCTGTTTGACTCGACTGTCTTCGTATCATGTCTGTTTGACTCGACTGTCTTCGTATCATGTCTGTTTGACTCGACTGTCTTCGTATCATGTCTGTTTGACTCGACTGTCTTCGTATCATGTCTGTTTGACTCGACTGTCTTCGTATCATGTCTGTTTGACTTATTTCTGTCAGTTTAACTTCCcttctgtcttttttctttctttctgtttttctttctttctttctttctttctttctttcttgtgtgtggTCGTGTTTATGTGTTTACTGAATTAGTTTGtctgcgtacacacacacacacacacacacacacacatacacacacacacacacacacacacacacacatacacatgcacgaacgcacacatacacacacacatacacacacacacacacacgcacacacgcacgcacacgcacgcacgcacgcacgcacgtaagcacactcacacacacacacacacacacacacacacacacacacacacacacacacacacacacacacacatgtgcaaaGCCCGGACACACATTCGCACCCCCACTCCCTTCTCCCACTCTCGCATCCCCCTTCCTTCAACTCACCAATTGCGTCATTGAAAACTTTCATCCCCAAGTTACTGAATTCGTTATCGCTCAGATCCAGATAATACAAACGGGAGGGAagctgtaaaaaaacaaaatgcatATCAAAACTGTTCACAGTCAAACTGAAGCTGATCCATTCattaaacaagaaaagcaaatgtttATACGACTCGGCTTCGTCCTGTCTCAGTACACTCGAAATCCAAGCGTCCGCTCGTCCGTCAAAGATTGTACTGGGTGGCAAAAATGAAACGAAGAACTAGGTGTCAGAATTAACTTACGTAATAATCATTCATACGCGCATACATTCGGCAAGCGTTGGCATTGATGACCTTAGTATGTTCTGTTTCTGGACGGATGGGTGGACGGGTGGATAGATGGACAGTTTGTTAAATGGATGAATGAAAAGATTATCAGATCAGACGAAATACATTGGTGAATGCTTCTGTTGGCATTACCTCCAGTACCTCTGCAAACGAGGGGTAATCTTTCGAAGTGAAGCAGTTATCTGAAAAAACAAGTGAACATGTAAGTCTTCATTGAGTCAGCCAGtcaaacaccaacacacgcatgcacgtccACACGtccacacacgtacacacacgcacgcacgcacacacgcacacacacacacacacgcacacgcacgcgcgcgcgcacaaacgcatgcacacacattcacatacatttACATacacagccagccagtcagccacCAACATGCACCTAAActaaacaatcacacacacacacacacacacacacacacgtacacacacacacacacacgcacacacatatacacacacacacacacacacacacacacacacgcacacacacacacacacacacacgtacacacacacacacacacacgcacacacacacacatccctccCCCACTTCACGCACTTACGAGACAAGTTGAGGTAGTGAATATTGGACGAAGACTTTATTAATTTGACGATGGCTTTTGCTGCAGCCTCATCTTTTCCCAGAAAGCAGTACGACAGCTCCTTCATAACAGACATTTTGCAGTGTAGTTCTCACACTTTCGATCATTGACgcatatatatttttgtttgttaactgAGGTATTGCTCTGACCCCTGACCAGGCGACCGTTCGATTGTTTTGTCATGACCACCAATGTTCCTACTAAACGGAAGACGCCAGGCATTTAGACCTATAGTTAGTCTAACTGACATATTTTCCTATGAGTCAGGAACAAGACTGATTTTTGTTCTGTGAAAACATCTATATCAAATTTAGCTCGAACAACACCAAATCATGAACATGATTTTGATCACTTGAAAAAATGCTAGCCGGCAGATGTGCAATTACACACATAGGAAACCaattcgtttttacatttagtcaagttttgactaaatgttttaacatagacggggaatcgagacgagggtcgtgatgtatgtatgtgtgtatgtacatgtgtgtgtgtgtgtgtgtgtgtgtgtgtgtgtgtgtgtgtgtgtgtgtgtgtgtgtgtttgtgtgtgtgtgtgtgtgtgtgtgtatacatccATTCAGAGAAACTTACTGGACCGATGTtcatgacatttgacatgagagttcctgggtataatatccccggaatttttttcattttttggataaatgtctttgtctttgatgacgtcatatccggatttttgtaaaagttgaggccgcactgtcacgccctcatttttctatcaaatGGATTGAAGTTGTGGTCAAgaaatctttgacaaaggccggactatggtattgcatttcagcattgaggggtaaaaattaattaatgagtttggtcattgaaaatctgaaaattgtaattaaaattattattttgtaaaaCGTTCCAAAACTAAATTCaacttattttccatcatttcctaattccaaaaacatataaatatgttacatttagattaaaaaccagctttgaaaattatgataaaaattaaatgtccggaatccctttaaaaacaacttcttcttattccttgtcggttcctggttccaaaaacatatagatatgatatatgtgaattaaaaacaagctcagaaagttaaaaagaacagagaaacagaaaagcgtgctttcctgctcagcgcaaccactaccgcgctattcttgctattcaatttcactgccacgagcggtggactgacgatgctatgagttaTCGGTCTTGGTGAgagaatgcagtgcgttcagtttcattctgtgagtacgacagcttgactaaatgtattttcgccttacgcgacttgtttcctatTGGACTACTCTTTTCTACCTGGAAAGTAAAAAGACAATTCCAGTGTTACAAACATCTTGTGTTCTTTTAAATATAAGCCTACGTTTTCATTTGCAATCTGCTTTGAATAaaagattgttttgtttaatgaTTCTTATACACGTGAGCATTCTAAGCAGCATTATGTTCTATTATATCTTCAGGAAAACTggattttgatgatgatgatgatgatgatgatgatgatgatgatgatgatgatgatgatgatgatgatgatgatgatgatgatgatgatgatgatgatgatgatgatgatgatgatgatgatgctgatgatgatgatgctgatgctgatgatgctgctgctgctgctgatgatgatgatgatgctgatgctgatgctgatgctgctgctgatgctgctgctgctgctgctgctgctgctgctgctgctgatgatgatgatgatgatgatgatgatgatgatgatgatgctgatgctgatgatgatgatattgtattgtatattaGACTTACGATGTGTGTGAGATGCTGATTTTCTGTCAGAGGTTTCCAGAAATATCGAATACCGTCCGCTTCGATTTTATTGAAGGACAAATCGAGGTGAGTCACATAAGTGTTGTCctgaagacaaacaaacaaaatgtcaacTGTTAAATTTCTTTGACACGGGTGAAAGgttgtttttctgttgttggttttttctgtgtgtgtgtgtgtgtggtgttttttttaaagggttTCCTCAAGTCACTATTAGTAAAACATCGTTttaggggtgggtgggtgggggggggggtggtagctcagttgatagagcattggacttgtgatcaTTGCGATCTTTGGGCcatgggttcgaatccaggctggGAGAGGCACGGGTCAACTTTCTgggcagactcagagacggtatccatgtccctcCCCCGTGTAACAACAGAGGCCAGAAAAAGACCTGGGTCATTCTGGCCTAAGTGCAGATGGCTAATTATACACCTAAATACgcgcacacctgggtagcgcttGTTGCTGCTCGCTTTCCACTGAGAGAAATCGACCTCAGAATATCCCACCAATGaaataattaagtagaagtgcaatgccaaggcactgcattcccccagcgaaggacaaatccgcgcgctctctctctctctctctctctctctctctctctctctctctctctctctctctctctctctctctctctctctctctctctctctctctctctctctctctctcacacacacacacacacacactcacacacatacacacaccctaagtcacacacgcacgcacatacacacacacacacgcacacacacacacacacacacacacaaataatgaaatatacacacaaactcacgcacaCGCTCAACAGATGTGGCCTCATGactttgaaaaaataaaaagtaaaatctcACTCCACTGcgctgttctatttttagacgaTGACGTCTGCAAAACTCATATCAAGGTGGCTGAGTGATCAGGACACATGCTTTCCACTATCGATCAAGGTTAATTGCACAAAGCTCAGCGATTGAAACCTTTATATACGATCTGCTGTtaggtgtgttgtttttgaaatttgTCTTTGGCACGGTGTTCTGGTGTGCAAGCGCGTGAGTttatgcatctgtctgtctgtgactacgtgtgtgtttgtatacatgtgtgcatgataaaaaaataatccGAAGACCTCCAAATAATTATACTTTTTGAGTTTGTGTGACTGTTCCCGTAGCTTGATGTTCACGGTTTACGAATTAAGGAACAACCAAAAAGGCGTTCTCTCTGTGTCATAACGGACAGATAACGGTTCGCTGTTTAGTAGGCCGTTATGACCTCGAGACAATGCTCTTACAGACTCTTAAAAACTCGGCGATGTCCATCCCCACAGCTCTATTTCGTAGCATTCCAACTGTCTGATTCGTCACAGCAAATGCCAGATTGTGTCTCGCCGCTATCAAGACGACGATGAGAAAAACCCAGTGTTGCCTCCATCTGACGTCATATTTTTTGGAAttatatgacgtcatgtctgcattcttctgtctttttgattctttgtcttctttacttctttctaAAACAGCACAGCTGTGTTCAAAACACGTGAACAGTTCTTTTCTGCAACTGCTACTGAGCAAGTTGTTCGCATCATCCGTGAAGGCTATACGCATCCTATCGGAGaacgagaaacaaaattatagaAAAAGTCCTTTAAAAAAGTTGCACGAAAGACACCAGGGACTGTATTTTTCACCTCTTTTCAAACGATCATAACTTTTGAGCCCGTGAAAGAATGTTTCttaaacttggcacacatgtaagGGTACCATTCTTTGCAAAGTATACTAAGTTgagtgcatgtcacatttgtttcttgGACGTTACAAACGTTTACAAAtttttaacggaaaaccgttacaacgtccattctcggGTTCTGTTTGCTCTAAATACTGGAACATATACTgatgagggtctttgtcatcgttctgtgaaatttggagaggctttgtagttttagatttattgcatatcaactgcggctacccgcaaaaacaccataaaaacccAGGATTTTTTGCCGTTTttcaggattgtggtcgctctcttttacacgctggatcagcctgactgcgcggcggatttgaacgaaatttGTATGACTTGTTAGGTAGGACACCAAATACACTTTTTGGTGTAAaacatgtaaaatatcattcagtttaagttACCGTTgtgacggttgaaagtgaatcatgccgtcaaaaaacgccatttttgagggtaggcgtggtcacggacctctgacgtcatacccaaatattgctcagattccagaaacacatttttgagcagaagaaagactgatcttcaaatacacgtatatttctgaccaaaaaactgctgtttaacatctgagCTATACGACTAAacaaatatccttaactttttgtgctcagtgtatgaTACTTACCCGAAATGCTTCGACCAGGACTTCCATGTGCTTAGGCCCCAGGCCGTAGTGCTTTAGGTTGACGTAGCTCTCTGTGGCCTGGCGGAGGAACGGGGAGCATGGAGGGATGTCACGTTTTGTGCATGCCTTCAAATACCGCAGCCTCCCGGTAGCGTCGTAGTTAAGCGGCAGAGGCGAAGGAAAACCTATAGGGAAAGgaaaacaacagcaaacaaGTCTGTGTCAAGGAGGTTTGGTAGCTCAGTGCGTGTAGCA
This Littorina saxatilis isolate snail1 linkage group LG17, US_GU_Lsax_2.0, whole genome shotgun sequence DNA region includes the following protein-coding sequences:
- the LOC138953902 gene encoding leucine-rich repeat-containing protein 74A-like, which gives rise to MKRETKMAWPAHKSWRRHSSSSDTPTRPFHRMQTTERRKGSRDMYLTGGSTSSFKSGPMTDASSRISEDESILSGELGDTEDYPKPKVEHRKKSLRVRSAKSLSFGNSDEEEEEHRTKPFRCHSAKAMAVANAKEEEEHRTKSLRCRSAKSVDFDSLSKNDNSPDHHFRISHKGRPIFVRANPEDGDCLQHKPGQLGRDHHFGVSCRRGPVSKVPRHSIDVNDLYGDYKSPVDPMDKDSTDSEEYETELERRFPSPLPLNYDATGRLRYLKACTKRDIPPCSPFLRQATESYVNLKHYGLGPKHMEVLVEAFRDNTYVTHLDLSFNKIEADGIRYFWKPLTENQHLTHIELSYCFLGKDEAAAKAIVKLIKSSSNIHYLNLSHNCFTSKDYPSFAEVLELPSRLYYLDLSDNEFSNLGMKVFNDAIVINMTLVELNFSRNPILSIGMGKLLKALEGNFKIAHVNLSHTGADFRNCGQILNLLKNTSTILTLDLRKNHLGVKEPGVIKIRKYVDNIEPDFNILM